Proteins from one Parvibaculum lavamentivorans DS-1 genomic window:
- a CDS encoding P1 family peptidase has translation MLFGAIRKGPRNHLCDVGGLLVGNAEDEDARTGVTVVLPETRAVAGVDMRGGGPGTRETDALDPACLVDQVDAVVLSGGSSYGLDAASGVAGWLGARGRGFRVGSSPLVSPIVPAAILFDLANGGNKKWGEEPPYRALGRDACEKATEDLKLGNAGAGLGATAGQYKGGLGSSSALTESGLAVAALMAANPFGAAVMPGSGCFWAAPFEMDGEFGGLGWPSPMPNFAAQDPMTGSKADVAPGSNTSIGVVATNADLTPAEARRVAIMAQDGLARAVRPIHTPVDGDTIFVLATGAYPLGPELRHRAVIGIGALAADCVARAMARGVYEAECLGAAVSWRARHGRS, from the coding sequence ATGCTCTTTGGCGCCATCAGGAAGGGACCGCGCAACCACCTCTGCGATGTCGGCGGGCTGCTGGTGGGCAACGCGGAGGATGAGGATGCTCGCACCGGCGTCACGGTGGTCCTGCCGGAGACGCGCGCTGTGGCGGGCGTCGATATGCGCGGCGGCGGCCCCGGCACACGCGAAACCGATGCGCTCGACCCGGCTTGCCTCGTCGATCAGGTGGACGCCGTGGTGCTCTCCGGCGGTTCTTCCTACGGCCTTGATGCTGCGTCCGGCGTGGCGGGGTGGCTCGGCGCGCGGGGCCGCGGCTTCCGCGTCGGCTCGAGCCCCCTCGTCTCGCCCATCGTCCCCGCTGCGATCCTGTTCGACCTTGCGAATGGCGGAAACAAGAAATGGGGCGAGGAGCCGCCTTATCGGGCGCTTGGCCGAGATGCCTGCGAGAAGGCCACCGAGGATTTGAAGCTCGGCAATGCAGGCGCCGGCCTCGGTGCGACGGCCGGGCAATATAAGGGCGGCCTCGGCTCATCTTCCGCTCTCACCGAAAGCGGCCTTGCCGTCGCCGCGCTGATGGCGGCCAACCCCTTCGGCGCGGCGGTCATGCCCGGCAGCGGCTGCTTCTGGGCCGCGCCGTTTGAAATGGATGGCGAGTTCGGCGGCCTCGGCTGGCCCTCGCCGATGCCGAATTTCGCGGCGCAGGACCCGATGACCGGCTCCAAGGCGGATGTGGCGCCCGGCTCCAACACCTCGATCGGGGTCGTGGCGACAAATGCCGATCTGACACCGGCAGAGGCCCGCCGTGTCGCCATCATGGCGCAGGATGGGCTCGCCCGCGCGGTCCGGCCGATCCACACGCCCGTCGATGGCGACACGATTTTCGTCCTCGCCACAGGGGCTTACCCGCTGGGACCGGAATTGCGGCACCGGGCCGTGATCGGAATCGGCGCGCTTGCGGCGGATTGTGTGGCGCGGGCCATGGCCCGGGGCGTCTACGAGGCAGAATGCCTCGGCGCCGCGGTCTCGTGGCGCGCCCGGCACGGCCGCTCATAA
- a CDS encoding Fic/DOC family protein, whose amino-acid sequence MYDAVADPYCYPGTTVLMNIPGLRTQAALDAFETASTTQRADEPLPSGRLSATHYRALHHHLFQDIYAWAGKFRTVRISKDGSAFCYPENIQREMSALFDDLKKQRYFRDLTADDFAKAATTFLATLNAIHPFREGNGRTQTAFLALIADQAGHPIDLQRLEPERFLKAMIASFHGDEKPLLRQIQRLIAP is encoded by the coding sequence ATGTACGACGCGGTCGCCGATCCTTACTGCTATCCTGGCACGACCGTCCTCATGAATATTCCCGGCCTGCGCACGCAAGCCGCGCTCGATGCGTTCGAGACAGCAAGCACGACGCAACGCGCAGATGAACCTCTGCCTTCAGGTCGGCTGAGCGCCACGCACTATCGCGCGCTTCATCACCACCTGTTTCAGGATATCTATGCCTGGGCCGGCAAGTTCCGAACCGTCAGGATATCCAAAGACGGCAGCGCTTTCTGCTATCCCGAAAATATTCAGCGGGAAATGTCTGCGCTCTTCGACGATCTGAAGAAGCAGCGCTATTTTCGCGATCTAACAGCCGACGACTTTGCGAAAGCGGCGACGACGTTCCTCGCAACACTGAACGCCATCCATCCCTTTCGCGAGGGCAACGGCCGTACGCAGACAGCCTTTCTGGCGCTCATCGCCGATCAAGCCGGTCATCCGATTGATCTGCAAAGGCTTGAGCCGGAAAGATTCCTGAAGGCGATGATCGCGAGTTTTCATGGCGATGAGAAGCCGCTGCTCCGGCAAATCCAGAGACTCATCGCTCCGTAA
- a CDS encoding type IV secretory system conjugative DNA transfer family protein encodes MKRSPDISYFAQTNFRNDRRAFGIKQDDRHSHVYAIGKTGTGKTTFLETLARGDIDAGRGFALIDPHGDLAERVAAYACDVRPGDLVYLNVPDPAQPFGYNPLKRVPLDRVPLAVSGLMEALKKHWSDAWGVRMEHVLRNVLFALLEHGHAKLDDVLRMLNDKTYRQQVAGALVNEPVRNFWKKEFEQYSWRYRADATAPIQNKIGAFLADPTLRRILTEPKEMLRFRRLMDDGKIVVVNLARGKIGDDSAALLGSLLVTTIGLAAFSRADISEAKRLPFFLYMDEFQTFTTLSIAGMISELRKYRVGLVLANQHLHQLDPDVAHSVLGNAGTLVSFRIGPHDAALLAREFAPRFDMLDLMNLPNHRIYLKLMIDGMPSQPFSATTLSPGGTKAIQG; translated from the coding sequence ATGAAGCGCTCGCCGGACATCTCGTATTTCGCGCAAACGAACTTCCGGAACGACCGGCGGGCTTTCGGCATCAAACAGGATGACCGGCATTCGCATGTCTATGCGATCGGCAAGACCGGCACTGGCAAGACGACCTTCCTGGAAACGCTGGCACGCGGCGATATCGATGCCGGCCGGGGCTTTGCCCTGATCGATCCGCATGGCGACCTCGCCGAACGGGTTGCTGCCTATGCTTGTGATGTGCGTCCCGGCGACCTCGTCTACCTCAATGTGCCCGATCCGGCGCAGCCCTTCGGCTACAATCCGCTGAAGCGTGTGCCGCTCGACCGTGTGCCGCTTGCGGTCTCAGGCCTTATGGAAGCTCTGAAGAAGCACTGGTCGGATGCCTGGGGCGTCCGCATGGAGCATGTGCTCCGGAACGTCCTTTTTGCGCTTCTCGAACATGGCCACGCCAAGCTCGACGATGTCCTGCGCATGTTGAACGACAAGACCTACCGGCAGCAGGTTGCGGGCGCACTCGTCAATGAGCCGGTGCGCAATTTCTGGAAGAAGGAATTCGAGCAATATTCCTGGCGTTATAGGGCGGACGCCACCGCGCCTATCCAAAACAAGATCGGCGCCTTTCTCGCCGACCCCACACTTCGGCGTATCCTGACTGAGCCCAAGGAGATGCTCCGCTTCCGGCGTCTGATGGACGATGGCAAGATCGTCGTCGTCAATCTCGCGCGCGGCAAGATCGGCGACGACAGCGCGGCACTTCTCGGCAGTCTGCTCGTCACCACGATCGGGCTCGCAGCTTTCAGTCGGGCCGATATATCGGAAGCGAAGCGCCTTCCCTTCTTCCTCTATATGGATGAGTTTCAGACTTTCACGACCTTGAGCATTGCCGGCATGATCTCGGAACTGAGGAAATACCGGGTAGGGCTCGTGCTCGCGAACCAGCATCTCCACCAGCTCGACCCGGATGTCGCCCATTCAGTTCTCGGCAATGCCGGGACGCTGGTCTCGTTTCGTATCGGGCCGCATGACGCAGCACTCCTCGCCCGTGAGTTCGCGCCGCGATTCGACATGCTCGATCTGATGAATCTCCCCAACCACCGCATCTATCTGAAGCTGATGATCGACGGCATGCCGTCGCAGCCTTTCAGCGCGACGACACTTTCGCCGGGCGGCACGAAGGCAATTCAGGGATAA
- a CDS encoding ParB/RepB/Spo0J family partition protein — translation MSENLMTIPLCQLKRATLNVRKTGRKADIAQLAASIEAHGLLENLVVRLVRVGSEEAEPLYEVVAGGRRYDALKLLAKQHKIAMDYPVPCRVLGETEIATYVEVSLAENIVRSPLHPADQFDAFAKLQKEGLTAEEIAARFGLPAKVVIQRLKLGAVSPRLMAAYRAEELTLDQLMAFAITDDHAAQEAFWFDTPHGHRSPQAIRRHLTSALVEGGDRRALFIGIDAYEAAGGTVIRDLFQPESEGYFADSKLLDRLVAEKLDTEAAKVRAEGWSWVEVMSETDYGALAKFGRVKAGEIALSEEDEARLVALSERYDELVAALEDQEDEAKSAELDKIVEEMEALEEQHLQWSDEDRKAVGVILSLTPDGELEVNAGLVRPEDRKREETDDEDGEPSRPAERREKGNGRPEGYSDTLLTDLSAHRTAALREMLAGNPKVALAALVYRLAKHLFFERYASPCLHLQPSFIDLGSFSKTVGESRAAATLLARHTQWCERLPEAEHLWSWLLETEQEVLLDLLAYCVALTLDAVHRKNESPGRRMIEARDLATALALDMTDWWQPTRAQFFDHLTKGQIIEVVGEATSASTAKYLTELKKPDMAQRAEELLRDKRWLPVPLRREAEEVKTEPVADVAAE, via the coding sequence ATGAGCGAGAACCTCATGACGATCCCGCTTTGCCAGTTGAAGCGGGCAACCCTCAATGTGCGCAAGACCGGCCGCAAGGCCGATATCGCGCAACTGGCCGCGAGCATCGAAGCGCACGGCCTCCTCGAAAATCTCGTGGTCCGGCTGGTCCGGGTCGGGAGCGAGGAAGCGGAACCACTTTACGAGGTCGTGGCGGGCGGCAGGCGCTATGACGCGCTAAAGCTCCTCGCCAAGCAGCACAAGATCGCGATGGACTATCCGGTCCCGTGCCGGGTGCTCGGCGAGACGGAGATTGCGACCTATGTCGAAGTCTCACTTGCCGAGAACATCGTCCGCTCGCCCCTGCATCCGGCCGACCAGTTCGACGCCTTCGCGAAACTGCAGAAGGAGGGGCTTACGGCCGAGGAGATCGCCGCCCGTTTCGGACTGCCGGCGAAAGTCGTCATCCAACGGTTGAAACTCGGCGCCGTCTCGCCCCGCCTGATGGCGGCCTACCGGGCGGAAGAGCTGACGCTCGACCAGCTCATGGCCTTCGCGATCACCGACGACCATGCGGCCCAGGAAGCGTTCTGGTTCGACACGCCGCATGGCCATCGCTCGCCCCAGGCGATCCGGCGGCACCTCACCAGTGCCCTTGTCGAGGGTGGGGATCGTCGGGCGCTCTTCATCGGCATTGATGCCTATGAAGCGGCTGGCGGCACTGTGATCCGGGACCTCTTCCAGCCGGAATCCGAAGGCTATTTCGCGGACAGCAAGCTTCTCGACCGTCTCGTGGCCGAGAAGCTCGACACCGAGGCCGCGAAGGTTCGGGCCGAAGGCTGGTCCTGGGTCGAGGTGATGTCCGAGACCGACTATGGCGCCCTTGCGAAGTTCGGCCGCGTCAAGGCCGGCGAGATCGCCCTGTCGGAGGAGGATGAGGCCCGGCTTGTCGCCCTCTCCGAACGCTATGACGAACTCGTCGCGGCGCTCGAAGACCAGGAAGACGAAGCCAAGTCGGCCGAACTCGACAAGATCGTCGAGGAGATGGAAGCCCTCGAAGAGCAGCATCTCCAATGGTCCGACGAGGACCGGAAGGCTGTCGGCGTCATCCTGAGCCTCACACCCGACGGCGAGCTTGAGGTGAATGCCGGTCTCGTCCGGCCGGAAGACCGGAAACGCGAGGAGACGGACGACGAAGACGGAGAACCGTCACGTCCCGCTGAGCGGAGAGAGAAAGGCAATGGACGCCCCGAAGGTTATTCCGACACGCTGCTGACCGATCTCTCGGCGCACCGCACCGCGGCGCTTCGGGAGATGCTGGCAGGGAACCCGAAGGTGGCATTAGCCGCTCTCGTCTACCGACTGGCGAAGCATCTCTTCTTCGAACGCTATGCCTCGCCTTGTCTCCACCTCCAGCCTTCCTTCATCGATCTCGGGAGCTTCTCGAAGACGGTGGGGGAGAGCCGGGCGGCGGCCACTCTGCTCGCGCGCCATACGCAGTGGTGCGAGAGGCTGCCGGAGGCAGAACACCTCTGGTCCTGGCTTCTCGAAACCGAGCAGGAGGTGTTGCTCGATCTTCTCGCCTATTGCGTCGCGCTCACGCTCGACGCCGTGCATCGGAAGAACGAGAGCCCCGGCCGGCGCATGATCGAAGCCCGAGACCTCGCGACGGCACTCGCCCTCGACATGACCGACTGGTGGCAACCGACACGGGCACAGTTCTTCGATCACCTGACAAAAGGTCAGATTATCGAGGTGGTCGGTGAGGCGACTTCGGCTTCAACGGCGAAGTACCTCACGGAGCTCAAGAAACCCGACATGGCCCAACGTGCGGAAGAGCTTCTTCGGGACAAGCGCTGGCTGCCGGTGCCGCTTCGGCGCGAGGCCGAGGAAGTCAAAACAGAACCCGTCGCCGATGTGGCGGCGGAATAA
- a CDS encoding Mov34/MPN/PAD-1 family protein, with product MIDTPLAFELPNNLGRLEIETTALKHMWRHRQTNLLKREAGGQLFAAIDADAVCIVEATGPRPTDKRGRYHYHPDRTAEKREIEDRYAAGLHFVGDWHTHPQGMPSPSDTDLSNFQDMVTRSEHSLPGFILIVVGKQRFPSGLHVTFVTATGFYELTPHAPV from the coding sequence ATGATTGACACTCCGCTCGCCTTCGAACTGCCGAACAATCTAGGACGCTTGGAAATCGAGACCACGGCGTTGAAGCATATGTGGCGTCATCGGCAAACAAATCTCCTCAAAAGAGAGGCTGGTGGTCAACTCTTCGCTGCAATCGACGCAGACGCGGTTTGTATTGTCGAAGCGACGGGGCCACGGCCAACGGACAAACGAGGTCGCTACCACTACCATCCTGACAGAACTGCTGAGAAGAGAGAGATAGAAGATCGATATGCTGCCGGCCTACATTTTGTTGGCGATTGGCATACGCATCCGCAAGGCATGCCATCGCCGTCTGATACTGACCTTTCCAACTTTCAGGATATGGTCACGAGAAGCGAGCACAGTCTTCCCGGGTTCATCCTGATTGTTGTTGGCAAGCAGCGCTTCCCATCTGGACTTCATGTGACTTTCGTGACGGCGACAGGCTTTTACGAGCTGACACCGCATGCCCCTGTGTAG
- a CDS encoding ThiF family adenylyltransferase, with the protein MNFDESAKDVEQWLLATCNAARTLSPTECAAYKALHIRKGWEVTIGFKTREGIVHLLLDSDFPYSPPRVAYRSGDCYLKWPHVEENGVLCLPKNSVSWTDPIEKVRVALADACVLVDGTLHLDPSTTELSREFISYWNRAVDTSVRKIQSLLEPTRSAGEIAVWWGKDEIVAAENGEQLTHWLRNSGSTAEVQFTQGIFIRLDAPWVPPYPESLQLVVDKLRAVDPDVPGKLETHAIDNERCVVVMAASVETGTGLTGIIIEGGILRKLNGFRPKHIPRNFKIPHWYQNATVNHSIVNRADAAWIHGRDKNEELAETLTKKVTILGCGALGSHVAVRLAQAGVGSLMLCDPETLAAANVGRHVLGMRSVGRSKSLDLANEIRRRFPHLTVEGHHTAWQHASDEVREKIWASDLIICAIGDWSSEGLLNEEHRVRGVPPIIYCWMEEHATAAHAVGIVNQSSCIACLLNETGNTAAPETIWNDGAEEVSEPACGAYFQPFGPVDIAYAEGIAAELAVDILTGRVAENVHRVHATSTHRLKKLGGDWSEAHKEFRGHFEGGLQFQRPIENSSECPLCNPVHD; encoded by the coding sequence ATGAATTTTGACGAATCCGCGAAAGATGTTGAGCAATGGTTGCTTGCTACGTGCAATGCGGCGCGAACTTTGTCGCCAACAGAGTGTGCTGCCTACAAGGCGCTTCATATTCGAAAGGGATGGGAAGTCACCATAGGTTTTAAGACGCGCGAAGGAATAGTCCACCTACTGCTTGATTCAGATTTTCCATACTCTCCACCCCGCGTGGCTTACAGATCAGGAGATTGCTATCTGAAGTGGCCGCATGTGGAGGAGAATGGCGTCCTCTGTCTGCCGAAGAACTCTGTTTCCTGGACCGATCCAATCGAGAAAGTGCGAGTAGCGCTGGCTGATGCGTGTGTTTTAGTCGACGGAACCCTTCATCTGGATCCAAGCACGACCGAACTTTCTCGGGAGTTTATTTCCTATTGGAATCGGGCCGTGGATACTTCTGTCCGAAAAATCCAATCACTCTTGGAGCCGACAAGAAGTGCCGGCGAAATCGCCGTATGGTGGGGAAAGGACGAAATCGTAGCTGCCGAGAACGGTGAACAGCTGACCCACTGGCTTAGAAATAGCGGGTCAACCGCTGAGGTTCAGTTCACGCAAGGTATTTTCATTCGTCTCGATGCGCCATGGGTTCCTCCGTATCCGGAATCGCTTCAGCTGGTCGTCGACAAGCTCCGAGCAGTAGACCCTGACGTGCCGGGTAAGCTTGAAACGCATGCGATCGACAACGAGCGCTGCGTCGTCGTAATGGCCGCAAGCGTTGAAACGGGCACCGGCCTTACTGGAATCATCATTGAAGGTGGTATTCTGCGGAAGTTAAACGGCTTCCGCCCCAAACATATTCCCCGGAATTTTAAAATTCCCCATTGGTATCAGAATGCGACCGTAAACCACAGTATCGTCAATCGAGCCGATGCGGCATGGATCCATGGTCGTGACAAGAATGAGGAATTGGCCGAGACTTTGACTAAGAAAGTCACGATCTTGGGCTGCGGCGCCCTAGGGTCTCATGTGGCGGTGCGGCTTGCACAAGCCGGTGTTGGTTCGCTGATGCTCTGTGATCCGGAGACACTTGCGGCGGCAAATGTAGGTCGGCATGTGTTGGGAATGCGATCCGTTGGACGATCGAAGAGTCTAGATCTCGCGAACGAAATTCGACGACGCTTTCCCCACCTGACGGTCGAGGGACATCACACTGCGTGGCAACACGCATCAGATGAAGTTCGGGAGAAGATATGGGCGTCCGACTTGATCATCTGTGCAATTGGAGACTGGTCGAGCGAAGGGCTTTTGAACGAGGAACATCGAGTGCGTGGTGTCCCACCCATTATTTATTGCTGGATGGAAGAGCATGCCACGGCAGCCCACGCCGTAGGAATAGTCAATCAAAGTTCCTGCATCGCATGTCTACTCAACGAAACTGGGAATACAGCTGCGCCGGAGACAATTTGGAATGACGGCGCGGAGGAGGTTTCAGAGCCTGCTTGTGGTGCCTACTTCCAGCCCTTTGGTCCAGTTGATATCGCTTACGCTGAGGGAATTGCTGCCGAGCTAGCGGTCGACATCTTAACCGGGCGTGTTGCCGAGAACGTACATCGGGTCCATGCAACTTCGACACATCGCTTGAAGAAGCTAGGCGGTGACTGGAGTGAGGCACATAAGGAATTCCGCGGTCACTTCGAGGGAGGCTTGCAATTTCAACGACCAATTGAAAATTCAAGCGAATGTCCATTATGCAATCCCGTCCATGATTGA
- a CDS encoding recombinase family protein has translation MKYFVYCRKSSEAEDRQVLSIDSQRDELLGKFQRHEGVEIIDVLLEAFSAKAPGRPVFDDMLRRIERGEAEGIITWHPDRLARNSIDGGRIIYLLDRQALKDLKFATFTFENNSQGKFMLSIIFGYSKYYVDNLSENVKRGNRAKVQRGGRPSMAPIGYLNDRSTKTTIPDPDRFPLIRRLFELALTGNYSLRALSRETQKWGLRTVQKKRIGGRYLTVSAVHHILRNPFYAALVVWEGQTHPGAHAPLVTVEEFQRVQDILSGRAKPVIQKRSFPFTGLIRCGECGFMVTAEERTNRYGSAYSYYHCTKRRPNYRCRQPFVPADHLQTMIENEVGRLALPEKYERWADAERQSAAARRDQERSLQTKATEGELEEVERMLSTLLMLRTRETIDDTEFITERQRLQVRKLILKERLHQADNGKDRFEPDRLLISFSNRAIFWLQEGDDEIKQRIVRAVGLNLVLTDKKLSFQARKPFLILSNIVCRSSLCARLYEVRTLYDARDPEMIETIELVKEVIEMMERKSQEKEAA, from the coding sequence ATGAAATATTTCGTCTATTGCCGCAAATCCTCGGAAGCCGAGGATCGCCAGGTGCTGTCCATCGACTCCCAGCGCGATGAATTGCTCGGGAAATTTCAGAGGCACGAAGGTGTCGAAATTATCGATGTCCTTCTGGAGGCATTCAGTGCAAAGGCGCCCGGCCGGCCGGTTTTCGACGACATGCTCCGGCGCATCGAGCGCGGCGAGGCGGAAGGCATCATCACCTGGCATCCGGATCGACTGGCGCGCAACTCAATCGATGGCGGCCGCATCATCTATTTGCTCGACCGGCAAGCGCTCAAGGACCTCAAATTCGCCACCTTCACCTTCGAGAACAACTCGCAAGGGAAGTTCATGCTGTCGATCATCTTTGGATACTCGAAATACTATGTCGACAATCTAAGCGAGAACGTGAAGCGCGGAAATCGCGCCAAGGTTCAACGGGGTGGGCGGCCGAGCATGGCGCCGATCGGTTATCTGAATGACCGATCAACAAAGACGACGATCCCGGATCCCGATCGCTTCCCGTTGATACGCCGTCTCTTCGAGCTGGCGCTCACAGGAAACTACTCGTTGCGGGCGCTGAGCCGCGAAACTCAGAAATGGGGTCTGCGAACGGTACAAAAGAAGCGTATCGGTGGCCGATACCTGACGGTCAGCGCCGTTCATCACATACTGCGAAATCCCTTTTACGCGGCCCTCGTTGTCTGGGAGGGACAAACTCATCCGGGCGCGCACGCGCCGCTCGTCACCGTGGAGGAATTCCAACGGGTGCAGGATATCCTGAGTGGCAGAGCAAAACCCGTGATCCAAAAGCGCAGCTTCCCCTTTACCGGCCTTATTCGGTGTGGTGAGTGCGGCTTCATGGTCACCGCCGAGGAACGGACCAACAGATATGGAAGCGCGTATTCCTACTATCACTGCACCAAGCGTCGGCCGAACTACCGGTGCCGGCAACCCTTCGTGCCTGCGGACCATCTCCAGACGATGATCGAAAATGAGGTCGGCCGCCTCGCGCTGCCCGAAAAGTATGAGCGATGGGCAGATGCAGAGCGCCAATCTGCGGCGGCTAGGCGCGACCAAGAGAGATCACTGCAGACAAAGGCAACGGAAGGAGAATTGGAAGAAGTTGAAAGAATGCTCTCAACGTTGCTTATGCTGCGCACGCGCGAGACAATCGATGACACGGAGTTCATTACGGAGCGTCAACGGCTTCAGGTGCGAAAGCTGATTCTTAAGGAACGCCTGCATCAAGCTGACAATGGAAAAGATCGGTTTGAACCCGACCGCTTGCTCATTTCGTTTAGCAATAGAGCCATTTTCTGGCTTCAAGAAGGTGACGACGAAATAAAACAGAGAATTGTCCGGGCGGTCGGTTTGAACCTTGTGCTAACAGACAAAAAACTGAGCTTTCAAGCCAGAAAACCGTTCCTCATCCTGTCGAATATCGTCTGTCGTTCAAGCCTGTGCGCGCGGTTGTATGAGGTTCGAACTTTATACGATGCACGCGACCCGGAAATGATCGAAACAATAGAGCTCGTCAAAGAAGTTATTGAGATGATGGAGCGGAAGAGTCAGGAGAAGGAGGCTGCGTAG
- a CDS encoding helix-turn-helix transcriptional regulator, with the protein MSPFLHCYLATHRRRWGLSQPELASLLDQASPSAVSRWEALQRAPNLSTALQLELIFGVTPQDLFPALYREAEDVVMRQAKALYETLEGKTDAKSREKLVLLSLIIERAKGDTDYV; encoded by the coding sequence ATGTCGCCTTTTCTTCATTGCTATCTCGCAACGCATCGCCGGCGCTGGGGACTGTCCCAGCCGGAGCTTGCCTCGCTGCTCGACCAGGCTTCGCCAAGCGCGGTCTCACGCTGGGAGGCGCTGCAACGTGCTCCGAACCTTTCGACCGCGCTTCAGCTCGAGCTGATCTTCGGCGTGACGCCGCAAGACCTTTTCCCGGCCCTCTACCGGGAAGCCGAGGATGTTGTCATGCGGCAGGCGAAAGCGCTCTACGAGACGCTTGAGGGAAAGACCGACGCCAAGTCACGAGAAAAACTCGTCCTGCTCTCGCTCATCATCGAGCGGGCGAAGGGCGACACCGATTATGTATGA
- a CDS encoding DUF3768 domain-containing protein yields the protein MTSREDVLVIRRLNDELRQKCRDGRVLITQGVLSLPQDLIRKVLTAIEAFDTFTPDNDPYGEHDFGSVKVDGTLVFWKIDYYDRTMEAGSPDPSDPDVTTRVLTIMLAEEY from the coding sequence ATGACTTCACGGGAAGATGTGCTGGTCATTCGCCGGCTGAATGACGAGTTGAGACAGAAGTGCCGGGACGGCAGGGTCCTGATCACGCAGGGGGTCCTCTCCTTGCCCCAGGACCTTATCCGGAAGGTGCTCACGGCGATCGAGGCGTTCGATACGTTCACGCCGGACAACGACCCCTATGGCGAGCACGATTTTGGATCGGTGAAGGTCGACGGCACGCTCGTCTTCTGGAAGATCGACTACTACGACCGGACGATGGAAGCAGGCTCCCCCGACCCGAGCGACCCCGACGTCACGACCCGTGTCCTCACCATCATGCTTGCCGAGGAATATTGA
- a CDS encoding histidine phosphatase family protein — MLNLDLLCYDYLYVLNEKVILLARHGTTHWTQEGLYNSHTDVPLIPAGRDEILRAAHTVIGRNVKNILCSPLRRTRESAAIFSDTLGVAVETDERLRELNFGLFEGQTRRDLSAPPFADEFFRWTDETVPYSPPGVESFSTAKERIVDFIRDTIEIPGPTLVVSHGVILRILLCVCVLGIEPHHFRRLQIDVGSISEIRLDRSRLQLWTLNTTTPRDLT; from the coding sequence ATGTTGAATCTGGATCTTCTGTGTTATGATTACTTATACGTGTTGAATGAAAAAGTAATACTTCTGGCGCGGCACGGGACAACACACTGGACACAAGAAGGGCTTTACAATTCGCATACAGATGTACCTCTTATTCCAGCCGGAAGAGACGAAATATTGCGGGCTGCCCATACGGTCATAGGCCGCAATGTGAAAAACATTCTCTGCTCACCGTTGCGAAGAACACGAGAAAGCGCCGCGATATTTTCCGATACATTGGGGGTGGCGGTGGAAACTGACGAGCGACTCCGAGAGCTCAACTTCGGGCTATTTGAAGGCCAAACGCGTCGTGACCTGTCCGCTCCTCCATTTGCAGACGAATTTTTCCGCTGGACCGACGAAACAGTTCCGTACTCTCCCCCAGGAGTAGAAAGCTTCTCCACGGCCAAAGAGCGTATCGTTGATTTTATTCGGGATACCATCGAAATTCCGGGCCCGACCCTTGTTGTGTCGCATGGTGTGATTCTGAGAATTCTACTCTGCGTGTGCGTTCTTGGGATAGAGCCGCATCATTTCCGTAGGCTGCAGATAGACGTCGGTAGCATTTCTGAAATCCGTCTAGATCGGTCCCGGTTACAACTCTGGACTCTAAACACTACGACGCCTCGCGACCTTACATGA
- a CDS encoding class I SAM-dependent methyltransferase, with protein sequence MELPEKIAAMHADLDSIWPTGRNPECLPNDGGHFTLKGYTRPVSIGRIEAFLLFNLVRVLNIRTAFEIGTGFGYSSFWIAAGVIENDKGGWVGSIDSQQEGGLGVHGLDFARRWSNIIGLDSVLHFFTGKSPDDLSHVIREPLGLAFIDGNHYGEQPVLDYTGLQPHLLQDGILVWHDIEKKYGVNAAIAASIKDGWSLVTFPTSCRIGVSYRTLAGWQAATEAFSAARNLQIIH encoded by the coding sequence ATGGAGCTGCCCGAGAAGATAGCGGCGATGCATGCCGATCTTGATTCGATTTGGCCCACCGGTCGCAATCCTGAGTGCCTGCCAAATGATGGCGGACACTTTACGCTTAAGGGATACACTCGACCCGTTTCAATTGGGCGCATTGAAGCGTTTCTTCTGTTCAATCTGGTTCGAGTGCTGAACATTCGCACAGCTTTCGAGATCGGGACCGGCTTCGGCTATTCCAGCTTCTGGATTGCTGCTGGCGTGATCGAGAACGACAAAGGGGGATGGGTCGGAAGCATTGACAGTCAGCAAGAAGGTGGACTTGGGGTACATGGTCTCGATTTCGCCAGACGATGGTCAAACATCATCGGGTTGGATTCGGTTCTGCATTTCTTTACTGGCAAGTCCCCCGATGACCTTTCTCACGTTATTCGAGAGCCACTGGGCCTTGCGTTCATTGATGGCAATCACTACGGAGAGCAACCTGTACTAGACTACACGGGATTGCAGCCTCATCTTTTGCAAGATGGAATTTTAGTTTGGCACGACATTGAAAAGAAATACGGGGTTAATGCCGCGATAGCCGCGTCCATCAAAGATGGTTGGTCTCTAGTGACATTTCCAACCAGCTGCAGGATAGGCGTCTCCTATCGCACCCTGGCCGGATGGCAGGCGGCAACCGAAGCGTTTTCGGCGGCAAGAAACCTCCAAATTATCCACTAG